The Cryobacterium roopkundense sequence TTCTTCACCTCCGTGATCGAGCGGGCCCTCGTCCACTAGCCCGTTGGTCGAGGCGCGACGAAGGAGCGATCGAGGCTCCGCACGCCGAACCTCAGACTTCGGATGCGCTGTCAGGAATACCTCACCTGGTTTCGATCGCTCGTGCCTCGCGCCTCGACCAGCGTGGGTGGCTCGACAAGGGAAAGGAGTACCGCCATGTTGCGAACGATGTTCACCGCCAAGATTCACCGCGCCACCGTCACCCACGCCGACGTGAACTACGTCGGCTCGGTGACGATTGACCGTGACCTGCTCACCGCCGCAAACATTCTGCCCGGCGAGAAGGTCGCCATCGTGGATGTGACGAACGGTGCCCGCCTTGAAACCTACGTGATCGAGGGCGAAGCGGGCAGCGGCGTGCTCGGCATCAACGGCGCCGCCGCGCACTTGGCGTTCCCGGGCGACGTCGTGATCGTGATCGCCTACGGTCTCATGAGCACCGAGGAGGCCCGGGAGTACACCCCCCGGGTTGTGCACGTCGATGCCGACAATCGCATCGTGGCCACCGGCATCCGTCCCGCCGAATCTCTGACGGAGGGCCTCGCGTCACCCCCCTTCGCCATCGTCTGAGGGCTACTCCGCCTCCACCCGTTCCCGAGTCGGCGCAACCGCCGTCTTCGCCCGGCGGCGTCGGCGGCTGACGAAGGAGTAGGCCAGGAACACCGCGAGAAGCCCAAAGATCGTCGCCGAGATCGGGTCGGTCACGAAAATGTCGAGACTGCCGCCCGAAATCAGCATTGACTGCCGGAACGACCGCTCCAGGATCGGCCCGAGAATGAACGCGAGCACGAGCGGCCCCGGATCGAAACCGGTCTTGATCATGATCCAGCCGAAGACGCCGAAGATCAGCACGACCCACATATCGAACGGGTTGTTGTTGATCGAGTACACGCCCACCATGACCACCATCAGGGCGAAGGTGGCCAGAATCCCGGTTCTCACCCGAAGCATCTGGATGAAGATACCGATCAGCGGGATATTCAGAATCACGAGCATGAGGTTGCCGATATACATCGAAGCGATCACGCCCCAGAAAATGTCGGGGCGATCCTCGATCAACGACGGCCCAGGCGTGATCCCCTGCAACAACAGGGCGCCGTAGAGCATCGCGAGCACCACGTTGGAGGGAATCCCCAGAATGAGTAGGGGTATGAAAGCGGATGTCGACGACGCGTTGTTCGCCGTCTCCGGCCCCGCGACCCCCTCGATCGCTCCCTTGCCGAACCGGGATGGGTCCTTCGCTCGGCGCTTTTCGAGCGCATAGGAGGCGAGCGACGAGATGACCCCTCCGCCACCGGGCAGCACACCGATCACGAAGCCGAGCAGCGAGCCACGAGCGATGGCACCTGAAGAATCGCGGAAATCCTTGCGGGACGGCCAAATGTTCTTGATCTTGGTCGTGATCGCCTGCGCCTTCTCGGTGCGTTCGAGGCTGTGCAGCAGCTGACCGACACCGAAGAGGCCCATCGCGATCGCCACGAAGTCGAACCCGCCGAGCAGTGAGGGAATGCCGAAGGTGAAGCGGGCCGTGCCTGTGATCGGGTCCTGGCCCACTGTCGAAAGCAGCAGGCCGATCGCGGCCATGCAGAGGCTCTTCATCGTGGAGCCGGTTCCCAGCGAGGTCACCAGGAAGAGCCCGAGCACCATGATCGCCACGTAGGAAGCGGGGCCGACGGCCACGGCGACCTGCGCGAGGAGGGGGGCCAAAAAGGTAAGGCCGATGATGGCCACGGTGCCGCCGATGAAGCTGCCGATCGCACTGATGCCGAGCGCGGGGCCGGCGCGGCCCTGCTTGGTCATCTGATACCCGTCGAAGGTCGTCACAACGGATGCTGCCTCCCCCGGAATCCGCAACAGCACCGAGGTGATCGTGCCGCCGTACATCGAGCCGTAGTAGATGCCCGCGAGCATAATCACCGCTGTCGTGGCGTCCATCGTGTAGGTGATCGGCAGCAGGAGCGCGATCGTGGCCGTGGGCCCGAGGCCCGGCAGCACCCCGATGGCGGTGCCGATGACGACCCCGATGAAGACGAACAGCAGGTTCATCGGGTCGAAGGCGACGGAGAATCCGAGGCCCAGGTTGTTGAAGACGTCCATGTCACATTCCGATCAGTCGGGTGATGGTGCCCACGACGATGTCGTCGGGAAAGGGGACACCGAGCAGAACGGCGAACCCCACGTAGAAGACGGCGGTGCCGCCGACGGCGAGCACGAGGGCGAGCCGCCAGGATTCCTCGCCGAAGACCCGCAGCCACAGCAGGAGGAGGAGGAACGCGGGAACGACGAAGCCGATCGCTGTGAACAGCAGGATGAAGACGACGAGGCTCAGCACACCTCCGGCGAGCAGCGTCGTGCGCCTGGTCCACTTCTCGTACGCCTCAGTGTCGGGAACGATGGTGAGGATTGCGGCCGTGACGGTGACCGCAATCGAGACCACGAACGGCCAGAGACCGGGCTCTGGATTGGTAAGCTCGCCGAGGCCGAGCCGCCAGGACTCGACTACGGCGCCGACTCCCGTGATCAGGAGAACAACGGGAACAAGTCGGTAGCGACCGCCATTCCGGGCGGCCCCGCTGCTCACGGCAACGGGCCCGGCCACCTCGGTGGCCTCGAGCGTGGCGTCGCTCATTCTTGGCCGAGGATGGGTTCGTAAAGCTTCTGCATGTCGGCGAAGATCGTGTCGAGGGCGGCCGCATCGCCGAATTCTGCCGGCACGAACATCGTTCCCACCTGGTCGATCACCTTCGGGTCTGCAGAGCAGGTCTTGAGTTCGGCCTCGAGCGTGGCGACGAGCGCGTCGGGCAGGCCCTTGGGCCCTACGACCCCGAAGACGGAGACAGCGTTGACGAGTTCGGGGAATCCCTGTTCCGCCAGTGTCGGCACGTCGGGGTACCAGTCGGCACGCTCCGGGCTGCTTACGGCGAGCGGCACAAAGGAGCCGTCGTCGATGCGCGCCTGCACGTCCTGGTGGTCGGTGATGAACAGTGCGTCCACGTGCCCGCCCAGCAGGCTCGTGGTCATCTCGGCGTTGCCGACGGCGGGAACGGCCGTCACCTCGATGTCGTATTCGTCGTTGAGCCGCTGCAGCTCGATCGCCGCCGACGTGGTCGCTCCCGGAATGGCGACGCTGAGCGTGCCGGGCTTCTTCTCGGCGGCGGCGAAGAATTCGTCGGCGCTCTCGTAGGGGGAATCCTCGCCGACAACCAGCACGGTCGGCATCTGCGCCATGACCCCGACCGAGGTGAAGTCCTCAATGCCGTAGTTGAGCTTGTTGATCATGGGGTTCATCACGAGCGGACCGTTCGTGCCGAGCGTCAGCGTGTAGCCGTCGGGCTTGGCGCTCGACACCTCCTGCATGGCAAGGCCGCCGCTACCGCCCGGCTGGTTCTCGATCACGAAGGTTTGGCCGAGGCCCTCTTCCAGGCACGAGGCGTAGGCGAGTGCGGTCACGGTGGATGGGCCCCCCGCGGCGAACGGCACCACGAAGGTCACGGGTTTCGAGGGGTAGTCGGCTGCCGGCTCCTGGGCGCCGGCGGCTGCGCTGCAGCCGACAAGGCCCAGCATGGCCAGTCCGGCGAGTGCGGGCAGGAATACAACGGTGTTCTTCTTCAAAGCTGACCTCATTGTCATCTGTCTTGTGCCTCATGGTGGGGTGATTTGCGCCAGCCCATTTCACTGTCGCAGAATCATAAATTCATTTCCAATACCATTTTGGGGCCGTATTGATACCCCAAATGCATAAAATCGTGTCCGTGGTCAGACCCGTTCGAGCAGCATTGCCGTGCCCTGGCCGAGGCCTACGCACATCGTTGCGAGGCCGCGGGGGGCGTCTGCGCGCTCCATCCGACCCAGCAGGGTGATGGCGATGCGGGAGCCGGAGGACCCGAGCGGATGCCCGAGGGCTATCGCCCCGCCGTCGCTGTTCACGATCCGCGGGTCAAGCCCGAGGCGACGGATGCAGGCGAGCGCCTGGACCGCAAAGGCCTCATTGAGCTCGATCGCCCCCACATCGTCGAGGGACCACCCTGCGCGTTCGAGCACCTTTCGGGTCGCCGGGACCGGCCCGATGCCCATGATCTGTGGGGGCACCCCGGCCGAGGCGCCGTCTACGATCCGCGCGCGCGGAGTGAGGCCAAACCGGTCGATGGCGCGTTCACTCGCCACGAGCACGGCGGAGGCTCCGTCGTTGAGCGTGCTGGAGTTGCCGGCAGTCACGATCCCGCCGGGTCGCACGACAGGGCGCAGGCCCGCGAGGGCCTCGAGCGTGGTCTCACGCCTCGGCCCCTCGTCATGCTCCACGATTCCATTGTGTGTGGCCACCGGAACGATTTCGGCGGCGAAACGGCCCGCATCGATCGCGGCGGCGGCCCGCTCCTGGGAGCCGAGGGCGAAGGCATCCGCTTCGTCGCGCGTGATGTTGTCGACCCGGGCGAGCTCCTCCGCCGTCTCCGGCATGGAGAGGGTGGTCGTGGGCGCAAATCGGGGGTTCACGAAGCGCGCGCCGATGCTGGTGTCGGAGATCTCGCCCGGTCGCCCGAAGGCCTTCTCGGGCTTCGCGAGCACCCACGGTGCCCGCGACATCGACTCCACACCGCCCGCCAGTACCACGTCGGCGGCTCCGCTCCTGATCATCTGAGAAGCCAGGATGATGGCACTCAGACCCGAGGCGCACAGCCGGTTAACCGTCAGCCCGGGGATCTCTTCGGGAAAACCGGCCAGCAGGCTCGCCATTCGCGCCACGTTGCGGCTGTCTTCGCCGGCCTGGTTGGTGTTGCCCATAATCACCTCGTCGATCACGGCGGGGTCGATGCCGGTGCGCGTCACGAGCTCGCCGAGCACGAGCGCCGCCAGGTCGTCGGAGCGGATGCCTGACAGGGCTCCGCCGTATCGGCCGACGGGGGTACGCACCCCGCCCACCAGAAAGGCCTCGGGAATCACCGCGCGCCCCCGTTGATGTAGAGGGTCTGGCCGGAGACGTAGGAGGAATCGTCGCTCGCAAAGAAGGCGATCGCTGCCGCGACCTCCTCCGGCGCACCCACCCGGCCGAGCGGTGTACGGTCGGCGGTGGCCTTCTGGTGCTCCTCGGCGGTTCTTCCGACCCGCTCGGCGGTGGCCGCGGTCATGGCCGTTGCGATATACCCGGGTGCGACGGCGTTCACGGTGATGTTGAACGGCCCGAGCTCGAGCGCGAGCGTGGCGGTGAGCCCCTGGATGCCGGCCTTGGCCGCCGCGTAGTTCGCCTGTCCCCTGTTGCCGAGCGCCGAACGACTGCTGAGGCTCACGATCCGGCCGTAACGGGCGGGAACCATGAATTTCTGCGCGGCCTGGGCGCAGAGAAAGGCGCTCGTGAGGTTGGTCACGAGCACCGAGTCCCAGTCGGCGCGGCCCATTTTGAACAGCAGGTTGTCGCGAGTGATCCCTGCGTTGTTCACGAGGATGTCGAGGCGGCCACCGGTCTCGAAGACCTGCTGGAACGCATCCGCTACCCGATCTTCGTCGGTGACGTCGCACACGAGGCCGCTGGCCGATCCGCCGGCCGCGACGACGGCGTCCGTCTGGGAAATCTGCTCGGCTGTCGCGGCTGCGCGTTCGCCGTTCAGATCGAGGATGGCCACGTGCGCGCCTTCCGTGGCGAGTCGCAGGGCCGTGGCCGCTCCGATCCCCTGGGCGCCGCCGGT is a genomic window containing:
- a CDS encoding tripartite tricarboxylate transporter permease translates to MDVFNNLGLGFSVAFDPMNLLFVFIGVVIGTAIGVLPGLGPTATIALLLPITYTMDATTAVIMLAGIYYGSMYGGTITSVLLRIPGEAASVVTTFDGYQMTKQGRAGPALGISAIGSFIGGTVAIIGLTFLAPLLAQVAVAVGPASYVAIMVLGLFLVTSLGTGSTMKSLCMAAIGLLLSTVGQDPITGTARFTFGIPSLLGGFDFVAIAMGLFGVGQLLHSLERTEKAQAITTKIKNIWPSRKDFRDSSGAIARGSLLGFVIGVLPGGGGVISSLASYALEKRRAKDPSRFGKGAIEGVAGPETANNASSTSAFIPLLILGIPSNVVLAMLYGALLLQGITPGPSLIEDRPDIFWGVIASMYIGNLMLVILNIPLIGIFIQMLRVRTGILATFALMVVMVGVYSINNNPFDMWVVLIFGVFGWIMIKTGFDPGPLVLAFILGPILERSFRQSMLISGGSLDIFVTDPISATIFGLLAVFLAYSFVSRRRRRAKTAVAPTRERVEAE
- the fabG gene encoding 3-oxoacyl-ACP reductase FabG, which encodes MNDQGDSMNRLNSRVAVITGGAQGIGAATALRLATEGAHVAILDLNGERAAATAEQISQTDAVVAAGGSASGLVCDVTDEDRVADAFQQVFETGGRLDILVNNAGITRDNLLFKMGRADWDSVLVTNLTSAFLCAQAAQKFMVPARYGRIVSLSSRSALGNRGQANYAAAKAGIQGLTATLALELGPFNITVNAVAPGYIATAMTAATAERVGRTAEEHQKATADRTPLGRVGAPEEVAAAIAFFASDDSSYVSGQTLYINGGAR
- a CDS encoding tripartite tricarboxylate transporter TctB family protein; translation: MSDATLEATEVAGPVAVSSGAARNGGRYRLVPVVLLITGVGAVVESWRLGLGELTNPEPGLWPFVVSIAVTVTAAILTIVPDTEAYEKWTRRTTLLAGGVLSLVVFILLFTAIGFVVPAFLLLLLWLRVFGEESWRLALVLAVGGTAVFYVGFAVLLGVPFPDDIVVGTITRLIGM
- a CDS encoding tripartite tricarboxylate transporter substrate binding protein: MKKNTVVFLPALAGLAMLGLVGCSAAAGAQEPAADYPSKPVTFVVPFAAGGPSTVTALAYASCLEEGLGQTFVIENQPGGSGGLAMQEVSSAKPDGYTLTLGTNGPLVMNPMINKLNYGIEDFTSVGVMAQMPTVLVVGEDSPYESADEFFAAAEKKPGTLSVAIPGATTSAAIELQRLNDEYDIEVTAVPAVGNAEMTTSLLGGHVDALFITDHQDVQARIDDGSFVPLAVSSPERADWYPDVPTLAEQGFPELVNAVSVFGVVGPKGLPDALVATLEAELKTCSADPKVIDQVGTMFVPAEFGDAAALDTIFADMQKLYEPILGQE
- the panD gene encoding aspartate 1-decarboxylase; this encodes MLRTMFTAKIHRATVTHADVNYVGSVTIDRDLLTAANILPGEKVAIVDVTNGARLETYVIEGEAGSGVLGINGAAAHLAFPGDVVIVIAYGLMSTEEAREYTPRVVHVDADNRIVATGIRPAESLTEGLASPPFAIV
- a CDS encoding thiolase family protein gives rise to the protein MPEAFLVGGVRTPVGRYGGALSGIRSDDLAALVLGELVTRTGIDPAVIDEVIMGNTNQAGEDSRNVARMASLLAGFPEEIPGLTVNRLCASGLSAIILASQMIRSGAADVVLAGGVESMSRAPWVLAKPEKAFGRPGEISDTSIGARFVNPRFAPTTTLSMPETAEELARVDNITRDEADAFALGSQERAAAAIDAGRFAAEIVPVATHNGIVEHDEGPRRETTLEALAGLRPVVRPGGIVTAGNSSTLNDGASAVLVASERAIDRFGLTPRARIVDGASAGVPPQIMGIGPVPATRKVLERAGWSLDDVGAIELNEAFAVQALACIRRLGLDPRIVNSDGGAIALGHPLGSSGSRIAITLLGRMERADAPRGLATMCVGLGQGTAMLLERV